The following coding sequences are from one Mytilus trossulus isolate FHL-02 chromosome 8, PNRI_Mtr1.1.1.hap1, whole genome shotgun sequence window:
- the LOC134727545 gene encoding endonuclease domain-containing 1 protein-like: MMNIFGSVVTVIFLSFNFVKLEVSQNFAKCIDEFFYQKTAPMLKGLVGSTQICQRLQNRYYYATEYDTTKRIPHYSAYTLSFDKCGSRFKKWFIEPQLADKNNSNMLEINKANNNVTTFGSKQAVNIDYTGSGYERGHLNPQLYHCETEGSRKATNTLTNIAPQVSSFNQGIWNVFETTLYDITKRDCNFVGARRYFITGVLPSNSRFISNGRVNVPDHYWTTVCCDSSRAKGVLFTEGWSAGFIGENKADPSISIYTIQKFLPSFSIKLFADYTDVNGNTVENCLFNSTKADNIINEIASTDTRFIIK, encoded by the coding sequence ATGATGAATATATTTGGATCCGTTGTTACGGTTATTTTCctatcttttaattttgtaaaactagaAGTATcgcaaaattttgcaaaatgtaTTGATGAGTTTTTCTACCAGAAGACTGCACCAATGTTGAAAGGACTAGTCGGTTCAACTCAAATCTGTCAACGACTCCAAAACCGATATTATTACGCTACTGAATATGACACAACTAAGAGAATTCCGCACTATAGCGCATACACATTGTCGTTTGACAAGTGCGGCAGCCGTTTTAAGAAATGGTTTATTGAGCCTCAACTAGCCgacaaaaacaattcaaatatgcTAGAAATCAACAAAGCAAACAACAATGTAACAACGTTCGGGAGTAAACAAGCAGTAAATATCGATTACACGGGTAGCGGTTATGAAAGGGGACATTTAAATCCACAGCTTTACCATTGCGAAACGGAGGGCAGTAGAAAAGCGACAAATACTTTAACCAATATCGCACCTCAAGTCTCTTCATTTAATCAAGGTATATGGAATGTTTTTGAAACCACTCTGTATGACATCACAAAAAGGGATTGCAATTTTGTAGGAGCAAGACGTTATTTTATCACTGGCGTTCTACCAAGCAATAGTAGGTTCATTAGTAATGGAAGAGTGAATGTACCTGATCACTACTGGACAACCGTTTGCTGTGATTCCTCACGTGCGAAGGGCGTCCTCTTTACAGAAGGATGGTCGGCAGGATTTATAGGTGAAAACAAAGCTGATCCCTCAATTTCTATCTATACAATACAGAAGTTTTTACCAAGTTTTTCAATTAAACTCTTTGCAGATTACACGGATGTAAATGGAAACACAGTAGAAAATTGTCTGTTCAACAGTACTAAAGCGGACAATATTATAAACGAGATTGCAAGTACCGACACTCGCTTCATTATAAAGTAG